Proteins from a single region of Gaiellales bacterium:
- the rplN gene encoding 50S ribosomal protein L14 encodes MIQVETRLRVADNTGARELLCIRIKGGSRRRYAGVGDIIVGTVKQATPNGAVKKGEVVTAVVVRTTKQHHRDDGTYIAFDENAAVIIDAQRNPRGTRIFGPVARELRERNFMKIVSLAPEVL; translated from the coding sequence TGTCGCCGACAACACCGGCGCCCGCGAGCTGCTCTGCATTCGCATCAAGGGCGGCAGCCGGCGTCGCTATGCCGGGGTCGGGGATATCATCGTCGGCACCGTCAAGCAGGCCACGCCCAACGGCGCCGTCAAGAAGGGCGAGGTGGTGACGGCCGTGGTGGTGCGCACGACGAAGCAGCATCACCGCGACGACGGCACGTACATCGCGTTCGACGAGAACGCGGCCGTGATCATCGATGCCCAGCGCAACCCGCGGGGCACGCGCATATTCGGGCCCGTCGCGCGCGAGCTGCGCGAGCGCAATTTCATGAAGATCGTCTCCCTAGCACCGGAAGTCCTCTAG